The proteins below are encoded in one region of Parus major isolate Abel chromosome 7, Parus_major1.1, whole genome shotgun sequence:
- the GALNT3 gene encoding polypeptide N-acetylgalactosaminyltransferase 3, translating to MALKKTPKLFKTFFHWKLWKFSIIVFVFLVFLFLLQREVGVQDFKDEAGIEPVVGKKSHVLGLVLNAMNNIKGAKPKMQIKAPIRQTKIPGERHCLPGHYTPVELKPFLDRPLQDPNAPGASGKAFKTINLNSEEQKEKQVGEEKHCFNAFASDRISLHRDLGPDTRPPECIEQKFKRCPPLPTTSIIIVFHNEAWSTLLRTVHSVMYTSPAILLKEIILVDDASVDEYLHDKLDEYVKQFQIVKVVRQKERKGLITARLLGASVATGETLTFLDAHCECFYGWLEPLLARIAENPVAVVSPDIASIDLNTFEFSKPSPYVHSHNRGNFDWSLSFGWESLPKHENKRRKDETYPIRTPTFAGGLFSISKAYFEHIGSYDEEMEIWGGENIEMSFRVWQCGGQLEIMPCSVVGHVFRSKSPHTFPKGTQVITRNQVRLAEVWMDEYKEIFYRRNTEAAKIVKQKTFGDISKRLDLRQRLQCKNFTWYLSNVYPEAYVPDLNPLFSGYLKNIGNRMCLDVGENNHGGKPLIMYSCHGLGGNQYFEYSAHHEIRHNIQKELCLHASKGPVQLRECTYKGQKTFAVGEEQWLHQKDQTLYNEALHMCLTGNGEHPSLASCNPSDPFQKWIFGQND from the exons atGGCCTTGAAAAAGACACCTAAACTATTTAAGACATTTTTTCACTGGAAACTTTGGAAATTTAGCATTATTGTGTTTGTctttctggtatttttatttttattacaaagagAAGTGGGTGTTCAAGATTTTAAGGATGAAGCAGGGATTGAGCCAGTTGTTGGAAAGAAAAGTCATGTATTAGGTCTTGTGTTAAATGCTATGAACAATATCAAAGgtgcaaaaccaaaaatgcagataaaagcACCCATTAGGCAAACTAAGATTCCTGGAGAGAGACACTGTTTGCCAGGGCACTATACTCCAGTGGAACTGAAACCCTTTCTAGATCGGCCGCTTCAAGATCCTAATGCTCCTGGAGCTTCTGGTAAAGCATTTAAAACCATCAACTTAAAttcagaagaacagaaagaaaaacaggttgGAGAAGAGAAACACTGTTTTAATGCATTTGCAAGTGATAGGATTTCTTTACACCGAGATCTTGGACCAGACACTCGACCTCCTGA ATGTATTGAACAAAAATTTAAGCGTTGCCCGCCATTACCAACCACAAGCATTATCATCGTTTTCCATAATGAAGCGTGGTCAACTCTGCTCAGAACCGTCCACAGTGTGATGTATACATCTCCTGCCATACTGCTGAAGGAGATTATTTTGGTGGACGACGCCAGTGTAGATG AATACCTGCATGATAAACTAGATGAATATGTGAAACAGTTTCAAATAGTTAAAGTAGTCCgtcagaaggaaagaaaaggtctGATCACTGCACGGTTGTTGGGAGCTTCAGTAGCAACAGGAGAGACCCTTACCTTCCTGGATGCTCATT GCGAATGCTTTTATGGCTGGTTAGAGCCATTATTGGCAAGAATAGCTGAGAATCCTGTTGCTGTTGTAAGCCCTGACATTGCTTCTATCGATCTCAATACATTTGAATTCAGTAAACCATCTCCTTATGTGCATAGCCATAACAGAGGAAATTTTGATTGGAGTTTGTCATTTGGATGGGAGTCTCTTCCTAAACATgagaataaaagaagaaaggatgAAACCTATCCAATTAG AACACCTACTTTTGCTGGAGGTCTCTTTTCAATATCAAAAGCCTACTTTGAACACATTGGAAGCTATgatgaagaaatggaaatatgGGGAGGTGAAAATATAGAAATGTCTTTCAGA GTATGGCAATGTGGTGGACAGTTGGAGATCATGCCTTGCTCTGTTGTTGGCCATGTCTTTCGCAGCAAGAGTCCCCATACTTTCCCAAAAGGTACTCAGGTGATCACACGTAATCAAGTTCGCCTTGCGGAAGTGTGGATGGatgaatataaagaaatattttaccgAAGGAACACAGAGGCAGCAAAAATTGTGAAACAA AAAACATTTGGAGACATATCAAAAAGACTTGATTTAAGGCAGCGCCTGCAGTGTAAAAATTTTACTTGGTACCTCAGTAATGTTTATCCAGAAGCATATGTGCCTGACCTGAATCCTTTGTTTTCTGGATAt TTAAAAAATATAGGTAACCGCATGTGTCTGGATGTTGGTGAAAATAACCATGGTGGCAAACCATTGATTATGTATTCTTGTCATGGACTTGGAGGAAACCAG TACTTTGAATATTCTGCACACCATGAAATCCGCCATAACATTCAGAAGGAGCTTTGTCTGCATGCTTCCAAGGGACCTGTGCAGCTTCGCGAGTGCACCTACAAAGGCCAGAAAACCTTCGCTGTTGGAGAGGAGCAGTGGCTGCACCAGAAG GATCAAACCCTGTACAATGAAGCACTACATATGTGCCTTACAGGAAATGGAGAGCATCCGAGCTTGGCATCCTGTAATCCCTCAGACCCTTTCCAGAAGTGGATCTTTGGCCAGAATGATTAA